DNA from Actinomycetota bacterium:
CGTCGACGCTATCGACCGCACCCTCGACGTGGCGGAGATGTGCGACGTCAAGATCCAGTTCGGAGAGCTGCAGCTCCCCGACTTCAAGCCGCCGGACGGAACCTCTCTCGACGAGTACCTAGTGCGGGTCACGTACGAGGGGGCCCGGCAGCGTTACGGCGACCCTCTGCCGGCCGAGGTGCGGGACCGACTTGAATACGAGCTCGGCGTGATCCGCGACATGGGGTTCCCCGGCTACTTCCTGATCGTCGCCGACCTGGTCAACTGGGCGCGCTCGCAGGGGATCCGGGTGGGGCCGGGACGCGGTTCGGCCGCCGGGTCGTGCGTCTCGTACTGCCTGGGGATCGTGGGCCTGGACCCGATCGCCTACAACCTGGTCTTCGAGCGCTTCCTCAACCCCGAGCGCCGCTCCATGCCCGATATCGACATCGACTTCGACGAGCGCCGCCGCGGCGAGGTGATCAAGTACCTGCGAGCGAAGTACGGCGAGGACCGGGTCGCCCAGATCATCACCTTCTCCACGATCAAGGGGAAGATGGCGATCCGGGACTCGGCGCGGGTCCTGGGCCTCCCTTACGTCGTGGGGGACAAGCTCGCCAAGATGTTCCCCCGTCCGCTCCTCGGCAAGGACCCGCCGCTGCGCGCGTGCTTCGACCGCGACCCCAAGTGGAGCCACGCGTTCACGGAGGGCGTCGAGCTGCGCAAGGCCTACGCGGAGGACCCGGAGGCCAAGAGGGTCCTCGACGCCGCCCTGAAGCTCGAGGGCCTGAGACGCCAGACCTCGGTGCACGCCGCGGCGGTGGTCATCGGACGGGAGCCGCTGCTCGAGCACACCGCACTCCAGCGCACCGACAACGGGGACATCGTCACCCAGTTCGAGATGGGGGCGGTCGAGCGTCTCGGGCTGCTCAAGATGGACATCCTCGGTCTCTCGAACCTGACGGTGATCGACCTCACCCTCGACCTGCTCCGCAAGAGGGGCGTCGAGGTGGATATCGACGAGATCGAGCAGGACGACCCGCGCGTCTTCGAGATGCTGCAACGCGGCGAGTCCGACGGGATGTTCCAGATGGAATCGGAGGGGATGCGCAAGCTCCTCAAGGCACTGCGCCCCGACCGCTTCGAGGACATCGTCGCCCTGATCGCGCTCTACCGCCCGGGGCCGATGAACGAGATCCCCCACTACATCGAGGGGAAGCACCACCCAGAGAAGATCTCCTACCTCCATCCCCTGATGAAGGAGCTGACGGAGGACACCTATGGGGTGATCGTGTACCAGGAGCAGATCCTCCAGCTCCTGCAGCGGGTCGCCGGGTACACGGCCGGACAGGCCGACGAGGTCCGCCGCGCCATCGGGAAGAAGAAGGAGGACCTGATGGCCAAGGAGGAGCCTCGGTTCCTCCAAGGCGCTATGGACCACGGCCTCACCCACGAGCAGGCGAAGCACCTCTGGGACCTCATCAAGCCCTTCGCCGGGTACTCGTTCAACCGCGCCCACGCCGCCTGTTACGGCGTCGTCGCGTACCAGACGGCTTGGCTGAAGGCGCACTACCCGGTCGAGTACCTGTCCGCCCTGCTCACCTCCTGCCAGGACTCGAAGGACGACAAGACCAAGTACCTCGGGGTCGCCCGCAAGATGGGGGTGAAGGTCCTGCCCCCGGACGTGAACCGGTCCCAGTCGGCCTTCGCGCCCGACCCCGACGAGCCGGACGCGGTCCGGTTCGGGCTGGCGGGGATCCGCAACGTGGGTGAGGGGGTCGTCGAGCACATCCTCACCGCGCGTCGGGAGGGAGGACCGTTCAGGGATTTCTTCGATTTCTGCTGGCGGGTCGACGTGTCCGTGCTGAACAAGAGGGTGGTCGAGTCGCTGATCAAGGCGGGCGCTTTCGACATGGGCGACCCTCCGGTCCACGAGCGGGGGGGCCTGCTCGAGGTGTTCGAGTCGACCGTCGAGCAGATCCTGTCCGTCCGCCGCAAGGAGCAGGACGGGTACGTCTCGCTGTTCGACGACCCGTCCGGGGGCGGGGACGGGGCCCGGACGCTCGTCGGGTCCGACATGACGGTGCCTCGCACCGAGCTCTCGAAGTCCGTCCGGCTCGCCTACGAGAAGGAGATGCTGGGGCAGTACGTGACGGACCACCCTCTGCTCGGGATCGAGAACATCCTGGCCTGCCAGACGGACACCTCGATCGCCACGGTCACCGAGGGGGGCGACGGACAGGTCGTCACCGTGGCCGGGATCGTCACGAAGGTCGGCAAGAAGTTCACGCGCAAGGGCGACCTGATGTACCTGATCGACCTGGAGGACCTCGAGGCGAGCGCGGAGGTCATCGTCTTCCCCGCCGTCGCCGAGAGATCGAACGGTCTGGTGGAGGTGGACAGGGTTCTGGTCGTGAAGGCCAAGATCGACCGCAAGGAGGACATCCCGAAGCTCGTCGCGCTCGAGCTGTCCGAGCCGGACATGGAGGTGCTCGACAAGCCCGTCCGGGTGGTCGTCGACGCGGATCGTTGCACACCGGCACTCGTCTCCGACCTCAAGCGCGTCCTGTCCGATCACCCCGGCAAGACGCCCGTCCTCCTGCACCTGAGGTCGAAGGGGAAGACGAAGGTGTTCCGGCTGGGAGCCGAGTTCCGGGTGGACGCCGACTCGGGCTGCGTCGACCGGCTACGGCTGATGCTGGGCCACGACGGCGTGCTGCTCTAGATATCCAGCGCCGCCAGGGCCGACTCGACCCCGCGGTGGAAGGTCGGGAACGCGTAGATCGTGTGCCTCAGCCGGGAGACCGGCACCTTCTCGCCGATGGCCAGGGTGAGCATGCCGACGACCTCGCCCCCACGGGGGCCGACGCAGATCGCGTTCACGAGCGTCCCCGTCCGACGGTCGGCGCCGAGCTTGATGACGTCGGTCTCGCCGTCGCCGTTTATCCACCCGCGGCTGGACGAGGGAGCGGCCGAGACGGCCGTCACGAGGTCGACCCCCTGCTCGCGCGCCGCGTCGTCGGTCGGACCGGCCACCCCGATCTCGGGGTCGGTGAAGATGACTCGAGGGAGAGCGGTGTAGTCGGCCTCCTCGGTCGGCTCCCCGAGGATGTCGGCGGCGGCGATCCGGGCCTGGTAGACGGCCACGTGGGTGAACGGCCCCTTCCCGGTCACGTCGCCGATGGCCCACACTCCCTCGACGGGCGTGCGCAGACGTCCGTCCACGGGTACGAACCTGTCCGCTTCGATGCCGGCCGCGTCCAGCCCGAGCTGGTCGGCGTCGGTGCGCCGTCCGGTCGCCACGAGTAGGCGCTCCCCGCGGAGGGTGCTGCCGTCCTGGAAGGTGACGGTGAAGGTCTCCCCGTCGTAGGCGACCGAGGTGGAGCGCACCTCGTAGCGGACGTCGATCCCCTCCCGCTCGAAGGCCCGGCCGAGCACCTCCCCGGCGGTCGGATCCTCGATGGCGAGGAGCCGGTCGTGGACCTCGGCCAGGTGGACCTCGCTCCCGAACCGGTGGAAGACCTGGGCCATCTCGACCCCGACGGCGCCGCCGCCCAGGATCACGATCGACCGGGGGAGGGTGTCGGTCTCCAGCGCGTCGCGGTTCGTCCAGTAGGGGGTGCCGGCGAGCCCCTCGACGGGGGGGATCGCGGGCTTCGTCCCCGTGGCGACCACGATCGCCCGTTCGGCCTCGAAGTCGCGGTCGCCGGTGGTGACGGTCCGCGGCCCGGTCAGGCGGGCCGTTCCGCGGACGAACGTGCCGCCCTTGCCCTCGAAACGCTCCACGGCCACGCGGTCGTCCCATCCGTCGGTGGCCTCGGCCCTGACGCGGGCGGCCACGGGAGCCCAGTCCGGGGAGACGGAGGCCTCGCCGGCCATCCCGGGGATGCGGCGAGCCTCGGCCAGCAGCATCCCCGCCCGAAGCATCATCTTCGAGGGGATGCACCCCCAGTAGGGGCACTCGCCTCCCACCAGGCGGTTCTCGATCCCCACGACCCGCAGGCCGGCCTCGGCGAGCCTGCCCGCGACCTCCTCGCCGCCCGGCCCCATGCCGATGACGACCACGTCTGCCTTCTCGGTCACCCGCCCTCCCTCCATCGGAGAGCGGCCACTCTCGCACGCTCCAGGGGCGAGCGCGAGCGAGAACGCCCCCGGCGAATGGGTGCTGGGGACGCGTGATAGCGTCCGGCGATGGGCGGCCCCGACCTCCACCCCGACCTCGAGCCGATCGCCTTCCTGTTGGGCACGTGGCTCGGGCACGGCTCCGGCGAGTACCCGACCATCAAGCCCTTCCGCTACCGCGAGCAGGTGCGGTTCACCCACAACGGGAAGCCGTTCCTGTCCTACACGCAGCGCACGTGGTCGTTCGACGACGGGCGCCCGCTGCACTCCGAGAGCGGGTACTGGCGCCCGCGTCCGGAGGGGGGCCTGGAGGTCGTCCTGTCCCACCCGACGGGTGTGGTCGAGGTGTACACGGGCACCGTCCGGGGTGCCGCGCTCGACATCGAGACGGCCCGCATCGCGACGACGCCCTCGGCGAAGCCGGTGGAGAAGCTGAAGCGGACCTTCCTCATCACGGGGGACATGCTCACGTACGACGTCCGCATGGCCGCGGTGGGGGAGCCGCTGCAGCACCACCTGGCGGCCG
Protein-coding regions in this window:
- a CDS encoding FABP family protein; this translates as MGGPDLHPDLEPIAFLLGTWLGHGSGEYPTIKPFRYREQVRFTHNGKPFLSYTQRTWSFDDGRPLHSESGYWRPRPEGGLEVVLSHPTGVVEVYTGTVRGAALDIETARIATTPSAKPVEKLKRTFLITGDMLTYDVRMAAVGEPLQHHLAA
- the dnaE gene encoding DNA polymerase III subunit alpha yields the protein MSRDSMVHLHVHTEYSMLDGAARVRELVAEAVRLGMPALAVTDHGVTYGLVDFYEACNDAGIKPILGCELYLARESRFSKLPGEDNPKTIQHMTVLARDAAGYRNLLKLATDASLEGYYYRPRVDKDLIASHSDGLIGTTGCLNGHVPRLLLEGRTEDALKAASEWKDIFGPENFYIELQDHGIADQAAVNPGLLEIADRLSIPTIATNDLHYVSRSDAEAHDVLLCIQTGATQDDPHRFRFDGDQFFLKSREEMELALPHHVDAIDRTLDVAEMCDVKIQFGELQLPDFKPPDGTSLDEYLVRVTYEGARQRYGDPLPAEVRDRLEYELGVIRDMGFPGYFLIVADLVNWARSQGIRVGPGRGSAAGSCVSYCLGIVGLDPIAYNLVFERFLNPERRSMPDIDIDFDERRRGEVIKYLRAKYGEDRVAQIITFSTIKGKMAIRDSARVLGLPYVVGDKLAKMFPRPLLGKDPPLRACFDRDPKWSHAFTEGVELRKAYAEDPEAKRVLDAALKLEGLRRQTSVHAAAVVIGREPLLEHTALQRTDNGDIVTQFEMGAVERLGLLKMDILGLSNLTVIDLTLDLLRKRGVEVDIDEIEQDDPRVFEMLQRGESDGMFQMESEGMRKLLKALRPDRFEDIVALIALYRPGPMNEIPHYIEGKHHPEKISYLHPLMKELTEDTYGVIVYQEQILQLLQRVAGYTAGQADEVRRAIGKKKEDLMAKEEPRFLQGAMDHGLTHEQAKHLWDLIKPFAGYSFNRAHAACYGVVAYQTAWLKAHYPVEYLSALLTSCQDSKDDKTKYLGVARKMGVKVLPPDVNRSQSAFAPDPDEPDAVRFGLAGIRNVGEGVVEHILTARREGGPFRDFFDFCWRVDVSVLNKRVVESLIKAGAFDMGDPPVHERGGLLEVFESTVEQILSVRRKEQDGYVSLFDDPSGGGDGARTLVGSDMTVPRTELSKSVRLAYEKEMLGQYVTDHPLLGIENILACQTDTSIATVTEGGDGQVVTVAGIVTKVGKKFTRKGDLMYLIDLEDLEASAEVIVFPAVAERSNGLVEVDRVLVVKAKIDRKEDIPKLVALELSEPDMEVLDKPVRVVVDADRCTPALVSDLKRVLSDHPGKTPVLLHLRSKGKTKVFRLGAEFRVDADSGCVDRLRLMLGHDGVLL
- a CDS encoding NAD(P)/FAD-dependent oxidoreductase, whose amino-acid sequence is MTEKADVVVIGMGPGGEEVAGRLAEAGLRVVGIENRLVGGECPYWGCIPSKMMLRAGMLLAEARRIPGMAGEASVSPDWAPVAARVRAEATDGWDDRVAVERFEGKGGTFVRGTARLTGPRTVTTGDRDFEAERAIVVATGTKPAIPPVEGLAGTPYWTNRDALETDTLPRSIVILGGGAVGVEMAQVFHRFGSEVHLAEVHDRLLAIEDPTAGEVLGRAFEREGIDVRYEVRSTSVAYDGETFTVTFQDGSTLRGERLLVATGRRTDADQLGLDAAGIEADRFVPVDGRLRTPVEGVWAIGDVTGKGPFTHVAVYQARIAAADILGEPTEEADYTALPRVIFTDPEIGVAGPTDDAAREQGVDLVTAVSAAPSSSRGWINGDGETDVIKLGADRRTGTLVNAICVGPRGGEVVGMLTLAIGEKVPVSRLRHTIYAFPTFHRGVESALAALDI